A genomic window from Haliaeetus albicilla chromosome 10, bHalAlb1.1, whole genome shotgun sequence includes:
- the ARHGEF11 gene encoding rho guanine nucleotide exchange factor 11 isoform X11: MLRQEEAELQRFYEAYSRNPATAVEEQIEGARRRVSQLQLKILQETGGFMDSGRLCGDSGLAGLRVMEGRLSLDSQDGDSGLESGTERFPSVNEISLNRNSVLSDHGLDSPRTSPVITARLFQHHRRQGSDTPFTPSAEQGLDRTGQPLIIGPEEDYDPGYFNNECDSLFQDLGKLKSRPAHLGVFLRYIFSQADPSPLLFYLCTDVCQQTTAKDSRGLGKDIWNIFLDRNAPLRVKVSEQLLAEIETRLRNGDDVRAALFEAQEMVMPEIQEQIQDYRTKRTMGLGSLYGENDLLDLDGDPQKERQVAEKQLAQLGDILSKYEEDRSSPMAFALSTYMNHTGIRSREPRVAGTSEKAQSLPDRDKWLPFFPKTKKSSSWVSQQSSSTKKDKDAMEDKKRNPILKYIGKPKISSQSTFHVPLSPVEAVKPGNVRNIIQHFENNQHYESQESGTQRLSTGSFPEDLLESDGSRAEVKLGRSESLKGREEMKKSRKAENVPRSRSDVDMDAAAEATRLHQSASSSASSLSTRSLENPTPPYTPKMGRRSIESPNLGFGVDTFLPHLLEDEQGQLSDLEPELDSQNWQHMVSRELVANLPQKEIDRQEVINELFATEGSHLRILRVLDLLFYQRMKKESLLSREELALLFPNLPDLIEIHNSLSESMKKLREEGPIIKEIGDLMLSRFDGLAKEEIQQVAADFCSYQSIALELIKTKQRKETRFQIFMQEAESNPQCRRLQLKDLIISEMQRLTKYPLLLENIIKHTEAGTSEHDKLCRARDQCRDILKYVNEAVKQAENRHRLEGYQKRLDATSLERTSNPLAAEFKSLDLTSRRMIHEGPLTWRISKDKTVDLHVLLLEDLLVLLQKQDEKLVLKCHSKTALGSSDNKQTFSPVLKLNSVLIRSVATDKRALFIICTSELGPQIYELVALTSSEKNTWMELLEEAVQSATRNATFPPKRRTPEPTRAASSGLMLQDPDVSPILSRGTSSGAEAEDCSSADDNPTVLLGREKPPVLLEESVSSDVEEGEEELPAAPLPTGTDLEVADTLPTKLPGPPMRLPLPGPVSMEGLAEAALEDVENLRLLILRRLLPCRDAEPEDDLTPTPSVIGGAGQAWDSVLSSQDSASQEVLAEPPNTAEDTKLQSSREEMDETAPAAEAPSSYKVVRKAQVEGAKEATPLPGSSQSETELQEGGGTNVDGNYFYVSMPAEPPQPLDPDPMPPPSPPQGSPQEAPTHPSPTEGSLDPPAPLRDVDLIFRTIEQLTLKLNRLKAVETAHRELLQSLGHSSSTDATPLGGSAPEMDGWSQQPPNPDGDSPLSRALRSLQGPTTNAPGSRAPLAEDPAHDVGL; this comes from the exons ATGCTGCGACAGGAGGAGGCAGAGTTACAG CGTTTCTACGAGGCGTACAGCCGAAACCCTGCCACGGCAGTGGAGGAGCAGATCGAGGGAGCGCGCCGGCGGGTCAGCCAGCTGCAGCTCAAAATCCTCCAGGAGACTGGGGGCTTCATG GATTCAGGGAGGCTGTGCGGTGACTCTGGCTTGGCCGGTCTCAGGGTGATGGAAG gacGCCTCTCCCTGGACTCACAGGATGGTGACAGCGGGTTGGAGTCCGGGACAGAGCGGTTCCCCTCTGTGAATGAG ATCTCCCTGAACCGCAACTCTGTCCTCTCTGACCACGGCCTGGACAGCCCACGAACCTCCCCGGTCATCACTGCCCGCCTCTTCCAGCACCACCGTCGGCAGGGCTCCGACACTCCCTTCACCCCTTCTGCTGAGCAG GGGTTGGACCGGACAGGACAACCGCTCATCATCGGGCCGGAGGAGGATTATGACCCAGGATATTTCAATAACGAG TGTGACTCCCTCTTCCAGGACCTGGGCAAGCTGAAATCCCGGCCAGCGCATCTGGGGGTCTTCTTGCGCTACATCTTCTCCCAGGCAGATCCCAGCCCCCTG CTTTTCTACTTATGCACAGACGTTTGCCAGCAGACGACCGCCAAGGATTCCCGGGGCTTGGGGAAGGACATCTGGAACATCTTCTTGGACAGGAACGCG ccgcTCCGAGTGAAAGTGTCTGAGCAGCTCCTGGCTGAGATCG AGACTCGCCTGCGGAATGGGGATGATGTCCGAGCTGCCCTCTTTGAAGCTCAGGAGATGGTAATGCCCGAGATACAGGAGCAGATCCAGGACTACAG AACAAAGCGTACCATGGGCCTGGGGAGTCTGTATGGGGAGAACGACCTCTTGGATCTGGATGGGGACCCCCAGAAGGAGCGGCAAGTGGCCGAGAAGCAGCTGGCCCAGCTGGGTGACATACT GTCAAAATATGAAGAGGACAGGAG CTCCCCCATGGCCTTTGCCCTCAGCACGTATATGAACCACACAGGCATCCGCAGCCGGGAGCCCCGGGTGGCCGGCACCAGTGAGAAGGCCCAGTCACTCCCGGACAGGGACAAGTGGTTGCCCTTCTTCCCCAAGACCAAGAAG AGCTCCTCTTGGGTGTCCcaacagagcagcagcacaaagaagGACAAGGATGCCATGGAAGACAAGAAACGCAACCCTATCCTCAAGTATATTGGGAAGCCCAAAATCTCCTCTCAGAGCA catttcATGTCCCTTTGTCCCCTGTTGAAG CAGTCAAACCCGGCAATGTGAGGAACATCATTCAGCACTTTGAAAACAACCAGCATTACGAGAGCCAGGAGTCCGGCACCCAGCGTCTCTCCACTGGCAGCTTCCCTGAGGACCTGCTGGAGTCAGATGG TTCCCGTGCTGAGGTCAAACTGGGCCGCTCAGAGAGCTTGAAAGGCCGAGAGGAGATGAAGAAATCCCGGAAAGCAGAAAACGTGCCTCGATCCCGTAGTGATGTGGACATGGATGCTGCAGCCGAGGCCACAAGACTTCACCAGTCGGCATCATCTTCCGCTTCCAGCTTGTCCACAAG GTCGCTGGAAAATCCCACCCCCCCATACACGCCGAAGATGGGACGCAG GAGCATCGAGTCGCCCAACCTGGGTTTTGGCGTGGACACCTTCCTGCCTCATCTCCTGGAGGACGAGCAGGGCCAGCTCTCTGACCTGGAGCCTGAGCTGGACTCCCAGAACTGGCAGCACATGGTCAGCCGGGAGCTGGTGGCCAATCTGCCGCAGAAGGAGATTGACCGACAGGAGGTGATCAATG AGCTCTTTGCCACCGAAGGGTCTCACCTCCGCATCCTCCGAGTCCTCGACCTCCTCTTTTACCAGCGGATGAAGAAGGAGAGCCTGCTGTCCCGGGAAGAGCTGGCGCTCCTCTTCCCCAACCTCCCTGACCTGATAGAAATCCACA ATTCTCTCTCCGAATCCATGAAGAAGCTCCGGGAAGAAGGACCAATCATCAAAGAAATTGGGGATCTCATGCTGTCTCGG TTCGATGGCCTGGCCAAAGAGGAAATCCAGCAGGTCGCTGCTGACTTCTGCTCTTACCAATCCATCGCCTTAGAGCTGATCAAAACCAAGCAGCGCAAGGAGACCCGTTTCCAGATCTTCATGCAG GAAGCAGAAAGCAATCCGCAGTGTCGGCGCCTGCAGCTGAAGGACTTGATCATCTCTGAAATGCAGCGCTTGACCAAGTACCCGCTGCTGTTGGAGAACATCATCAAGCACACCGAgg CGGGTACCTCAGAGCATGACAAGCTGTGCCGAGCCCGGGACCAGTGCCGGGACATCCTCAAGTATGTGAACGAGGCGGTGAAGCAAGCGGAGAACCGGCACCGGCTGGAAGGCTACCAGAAACGCCTGGATGCCACCTCACTGGAGAGGACCAGCAACCCACTGGCAGCCGAGTTCAAG AGCCTGGACCTCACCTCCCGGCGCATGATCCACGAAGGACCGCTCACCTGGCGCATCAGCAAGGACAAGACTGTGG acCTGCACGTGCTGCTCCTCGAGGACCTCttggtgctgctgcagaagcaggatGAGAAACTGGTGCTCAAGTGCCACAGCAAGACGGCACTGGGCTCTTCGGACAACAAGCAGACCTTCAGTCCCGTCCTCAAGCTCAACTCAGTGCTCATCCGCTCTGTTGCCACAG ATAAACGAGccctcttcatcatctgcacGTCAGAGCTGGGACCCCAGATCTATGAACTGGTGGCACTGACGTCCTCCGAGAAAAACAC GTggatggagctgctggaggaggcggTGCAGAGTGCCACAAGGAATGCCACCTTCCCCCCCAAGCGCCGGACGCCAGAACCCACCCGCGCAGCATCCTCCGG CCTGATGTTACAGGACCCCGATGTCTCCCCAATCCTGTCCCGAGGCACCAGCTCTGGAGCAGAGGCAGAGGATTGCTCCTCAG CGGACGACAATCCCACCGTGCTCCTGGGCAGGGAGAAGCCCCCGGTGCTGCTGGAGGAGTCGGTGAGCAGCGAcgtggaggaaggggaggaagagctGCCCGCAGCCCCCTTGCCCACAGGGACTGACCTGGAGGTGGCTGACACCCTCCCAACCAAGCTGCCAGGGCCCCCCATGCGCCTACCACTCCCAGGGCCCGTCAGCATGGAGGGTCTAGCCGAGGCAGCGCTGGAGGATG TGGAGAACCTGCGGCTCCTGATCCTACGGAGGCTTCTGCCCTGCCGGGACGCGGAACCTGAGGACGACCTGACACCCACGCCATCGGTCATCGGGGGTGCCGGCCAGGCCTGGGACTCAGTCCTCTCCAGCCAGGATTCAGCTTCCCAGGAGGTGCTGGCAGAGCCTCCAAACACTGCCGAAGACACAAAGCTCCAGTCGAGCCGGGAGGAGATGGACGAgacagctccagctgctgaggCGCCAAGCAGCTACAAAGTCGTCCGAAAAG CCCAGGTGGAGGGTGCTAAGGAGGCCACGCCCTTGCCAGGCAGCAGCCAATCAGAAACTGAGCTGCAGGAAGGAGGCGGAACTAATGTAGATG GCAACTATTTCTACGTCAGCATGCCTGCAGAACCGCCCCAGCCCCTGGACCCAGACCCCATGCCGCCGCCCAGTCCCCCGCAGGGCTCCCCGCAGGAGGCACCCAcccatcccagccccactgaGGGGTCCCTGGatcccccagctcccctccgTGACGTGGACCTCATCTTCCGCACCATCGAGCAGCTGACGCTGAAGCTCAACAGGCTGAAA GCTGTCGAAACAGCCCACCGGGAGCTGCTGCAGTCCCTGGGACACAGCTCCTCGACCGACGCCACCCCCctggggggctcagccccagagATGGATGGGTGGTCCCAGCAACCCCCCAACCCCGACGGTGACAGCCCCTTGTCTCGTGCCCTCCGGAGCCTTCAGGGCCCCACCACCAACGCCCCAG GCTCTAGAGCCCCCCTCGCCGAGGACCCTGCTCACGATGTCGGACTTTAG